A genome region from Mercenaria mercenaria strain notata chromosome 11, MADL_Memer_1, whole genome shotgun sequence includes the following:
- the LOC128546814 gene encoding uncharacterized protein LOC128546814 — translation MDEPKFIPDRNIRDNDNRPIKDADNLRPRNNNPFTVDRNTVTIRFVFNPAIPVESLKMIRPNNVDSITVTYISPRNSRPKPVVEDEKPQKLVRFPQQPYAVEVVIKVTRDDRNEPMSFQVSIWACYEVVTETTPSVPTASSPSTTSVVSTSSVYTSAPSSSSSYTGSTSSSSPYTSTPSSSSVHTGSTSSSPTYTSSMSLSSTSSSPSVHTPSTSSGWIRRAFTIPDMPECRVILNKQKDPTRLKSDSVKLVSKRQQKDPYSTSSSPVRQHPYRPLFLVYIFIELSSSVTQASSTSVSTSVSRQQRYLTRQRV, via the exons ATGGATGAACCGAAATTTATACCAGATAGAAACATAAGGGACAATGATAATCGGCCAATAAAAGATGCCGATAATCTGAGACCAAGAAACAACAATCCATTTACTGTAGACAGGAATACAGTCACGATACGATTCGTCTTTAACCCGGCTATTCCAGTAGAATCGTTGAAAATGATTAGACCTAACAACGTGGACAGTATCACAGTTACATATATAAGTCCGAGAAATAGCAGGCCAAAACCTGTTGTTGAg GACGAAAAGCCGCAAAAGCTTGTACGTTTCCCACAACAGCCGTACGCTGTAGAGGTAGTGATCAAGGTAACAAGAGACGATCGCAACGAACCGATGTCTTTCCAAGTATCTATATGGGCATGTTATGAAGTTGTCACTGAGACGACGCCTTCAGTTCCGACAGCATCCTCGCCATCTACCACCTCTGTGGTCAGTACATCCTCTGTCTACACGTCTGCACCATCATCGAGCTCTTCTTATACTGGTTCTACAAGCAGCTCGTCTCCTTACACTTCTACACCGTCTTCAAGCTCTGTTCATACTGGTTCTACAAGCAGCTCACCTACTTACACTTCTTCAATGTCTTTAAGCTCTACAAGCAGCTCACCTTCTGTTCACACTCCTTCAACATCGTCAg GATGGATCCGACGAGCGTTTACGATTCCCGACATGCCTGAGTGTCGTGTTATATTAAATAAACAGAAAGATCCAACGAGACTGAAATCAGATTCTGTAAAGCTTGTTTCAAAGAGGCAACAGAAAGATCCATACTCAACCAGTTCATCTCCAGTGCGACAACATCCATACCGTCCTCTGTTCCTCGTCTACATCTTCATTGAGCTTTCAAGCAGTGTTACACAAGCCTCCAGCACTTCAGTTTCTACTTCGGTGTCCCGTCAACAGCGTTATTTGACACGACAACGTGTGTAG